A DNA window from Corallococcus soli contains the following coding sequences:
- the ileS gene encoding isoleucine--tRNA ligase, whose amino-acid sequence MSDAPSRKDLDATVHLPRTEFPMKGNLAQLEPRLLAWWAERGVWKRLLEKNAGREPFVLADGPPYANGHLHAGHALNKVLKDIVVKYRNLSGRPCDFIPGWDTHGLPIEQAVEKRLKEQKLDKRTLSRDALLERCREYALEFVDIQKAEFQRLGVFGSWDAPYKTLDFTYEARELRELATFARRGMLYRRKKPVAWCLQDQTALAEAEVEYAEHTSPSVYVAFDAAGASLGERLPQLRGQRVSFVIWTTTPWTLPANLAIAVNPAFEYVFYRLEDRVLCVAKDLLAKVLAEVKSDELAVKHVQLPTGEVSSPALVDPSRILAYATGEDLEHVTYQHPFLERQGRVVLGGHVTLDAGTGLVHTAPGHGQEDYEVGLAYGLDIYNPVRADGRYDDTVGEVLAGRRVFEANPVVLDLLVQRGALLNDKSDTVTHSYPHCWRCHQPVIQSATYQWFIPMDAPFHGTQTFRQAVLEQVDTVRWVPAWGQSRIRGMLEGRPDWCISRQRSWGVPIPIAYCDACDDAVVSPEVMERVAAAVEKEGAGVWYRTPVKDFLGEGFRCPRCGKEDFHRETDILDVWFDSACMAPAVLEPRQRVPADLFLEGSDQHRGWFHSSLLVSVGTRDVAPYKACLTHGFVVDGHGEKMSKSRGNTVAPDKVIQQYGAEVLRLWVAASDYRNDVRLSDAILKGLSEGYRKIRNTLRYALGNLHDFDPAKDAVPAQALAPLDQWARGRLSQVVARVRQAYEDYEFHLVYATVVDFCANDLSAVYFDILKDRLYTAKADGPARRGAQTVLHEVVTVLLPLLAPVMSFTAEEAWQHLPGRTSESVFLAGFPEPKGAMAPGLAERYAKLFAVRGAVQGVLEVARRDKRIGASLEARVALTADGQVKELLQAHLPELPGLFIVSQVEWADAASDAATALDVSQAFGDGASLSVEVLPAKGTKCPRCWVYSEGVEAGGGVCPKCREALG is encoded by the coding sequence ATGAGCGACGCCCCCTCCCGCAAGGACCTCGACGCCACCGTCCACCTGCCGCGCACGGAGTTCCCCATGAAGGGGAACCTCGCGCAGCTCGAACCGCGCCTGCTGGCGTGGTGGGCGGAGCGCGGCGTGTGGAAGCGGCTGTTGGAGAAGAACGCCGGCCGTGAGCCCTTCGTGCTGGCGGACGGGCCCCCGTACGCCAACGGCCACCTGCATGCCGGGCATGCGCTCAACAAGGTGCTGAAGGACATCGTGGTGAAGTACCGGAACCTCTCCGGCCGCCCGTGTGACTTCATCCCCGGCTGGGACACGCATGGCCTCCCCATTGAACAGGCGGTGGAGAAGCGGCTGAAGGAGCAGAAGCTGGACAAGCGCACGCTGTCGCGCGACGCGCTGCTGGAGCGCTGCCGCGAGTACGCGCTGGAGTTCGTGGACATCCAGAAGGCGGAGTTCCAGCGGCTGGGCGTCTTCGGCTCGTGGGACGCGCCCTACAAGACGCTCGACTTCACCTACGAGGCGCGGGAGCTGCGGGAACTGGCCACCTTCGCGCGCCGGGGCATGCTGTACCGCCGCAAGAAGCCGGTGGCGTGGTGCCTCCAGGACCAGACGGCGCTCGCCGAGGCGGAGGTGGAGTACGCGGAGCACACCTCGCCGTCCGTGTACGTGGCCTTCGACGCGGCGGGGGCCTCGCTCGGTGAGCGGCTGCCGCAGCTGCGCGGCCAGCGGGTGTCCTTCGTCATCTGGACCACCACGCCCTGGACGCTGCCGGCGAACCTGGCCATCGCGGTGAACCCCGCGTTCGAATACGTCTTCTACCGGCTGGAGGACCGCGTCCTGTGCGTGGCCAAGGACCTGCTGGCGAAGGTGCTGGCGGAGGTGAAGTCGGACGAGCTGGCGGTGAAGCACGTCCAGCTGCCCACGGGGGAGGTGTCGTCCCCGGCGCTGGTGGACCCCTCGCGCATCCTCGCTTACGCGACGGGCGAGGACCTGGAGCACGTGACGTATCAACATCCGTTCCTGGAGCGGCAGGGGCGCGTGGTGCTGGGCGGGCACGTCACCCTGGACGCGGGCACGGGGCTGGTGCACACGGCGCCGGGCCACGGGCAGGAGGACTACGAGGTGGGCCTCGCGTACGGCCTGGACATCTACAACCCGGTGCGCGCGGACGGCCGCTACGACGACACGGTGGGCGAGGTGCTCGCGGGACGGCGCGTGTTCGAAGCGAACCCGGTCGTGCTGGACCTGCTGGTGCAGCGGGGCGCGCTGCTCAATGACAAGTCAGACACCGTCACGCACAGCTACCCGCACTGCTGGCGCTGCCACCAGCCCGTCATCCAGAGCGCCACCTACCAGTGGTTCATCCCCATGGACGCGCCCTTCCACGGCACGCAGACGTTCCGGCAAGCGGTGCTGGAGCAGGTGGACACGGTGCGCTGGGTGCCGGCGTGGGGACAGTCGCGCATCCGGGGCATGCTGGAGGGGCGCCCGGACTGGTGCATCAGCCGGCAGCGCAGCTGGGGCGTGCCCATCCCCATCGCGTACTGCGACGCGTGCGACGACGCGGTGGTGTCCCCGGAGGTGATGGAGCGGGTGGCGGCGGCGGTGGAGAAGGAAGGGGCGGGCGTGTGGTACCGCACGCCGGTGAAGGACTTCCTCGGGGAGGGCTTCCGGTGTCCGCGCTGCGGGAAGGAGGACTTCCACCGCGAGACGGACATCCTGGACGTGTGGTTCGACTCGGCGTGCATGGCGCCCGCGGTGCTGGAGCCGAGGCAGCGCGTGCCGGCGGACCTCTTCCTGGAGGGCAGCGACCAGCACCGGGGCTGGTTCCACTCCTCGCTGCTGGTGTCGGTGGGCACGCGCGACGTGGCGCCCTACAAGGCGTGTCTCACGCACGGCTTCGTGGTGGATGGCCACGGCGAGAAGATGTCCAAGAGCCGGGGCAACACGGTGGCGCCGGACAAGGTCATCCAGCAGTACGGCGCGGAGGTGCTGCGGCTGTGGGTGGCCGCCAGCGACTACCGCAACGACGTGCGCCTGTCGGACGCCATCCTCAAGGGGCTGTCGGAGGGCTACCGGAAGATCCGCAACACCTTGCGCTACGCGCTGGGCAACCTGCACGACTTCGACCCGGCGAAGGACGCGGTGCCGGCGCAGGCGCTGGCGCCGCTGGACCAGTGGGCGCGCGGCCGGCTGTCCCAGGTGGTGGCCCGGGTGCGGCAGGCGTACGAGGACTACGAGTTCCACCTCGTCTACGCGACGGTGGTGGACTTCTGCGCCAACGACCTGTCCGCCGTGTACTTCGACATCCTGAAGGACCGGCTCTACACGGCGAAGGCGGACGGGCCCGCGCGCCGGGGAGCGCAGACGGTGCTGCACGAGGTCGTCACCGTGCTGCTGCCGCTGCTCGCGCCGGTGATGAGCTTCACGGCGGAGGAGGCCTGGCAGCACCTGCCGGGCAGGACCTCGGAGAGCGTGTTCCTTGCGGGCTTCCCGGAGCCGAAGGGCGCGATGGCGCCTGGGCTCGCGGAGCGCTACGCGAAGCTCTTCGCGGTGCGCGGCGCGGTGCAGGGCGTGCTGGAGGTGGCGCGGCGGGACAAGCGCATTGGCGCGTCCCTGGAGGCGCGCGTGGCGCTGACGGCCGACGGCCAGGTGAAAGAGCTGCTCCAGGCGCACCTGCCGGAGCTGCCCGGGCTGTTCATCGTGAGTCAGGTGGAGTGGGCGGACGCCGCCTCCGACGCGGCGACGGCGCTGGACGTGTCCCAGGCGTTCGGCGATGGCGCGTCCCTGTCCGTGGAGGTGCTGCCCGCGAAGGGGACGAAGTGCCCGCGCTGCTGGGTGTATTCAGAGGGGGTGGAGGCGGGCGGCGGGGTGTGCCCCAAATGCCGTGAGGCGTTGGGCTGA
- a CDS encoding sigma 54-interacting transcriptional regulator produces MTASNPHPDDIHTNPGDVGLELSAQSSLLGETQVVDPRATMKLHKCRLLVTSGPDTGRSMASDKERLRCGAHPGNDLVLVEDRTASRHHFEVQYTERGYLLVDLNSTNGTFLDGRRIERAYLSPGSQIRAGSSVITFAPLDEEVAVEPDREGELCGMVGQSVKMRQVFGLIKRIAPMDVSVIIQGETGTGKELVSSAIHELSGRKKGPMVVLDCGAIPPNLIESELFGHEKGAFTGAVSGRPGAFERAQGGTIFLDELGELRLDLQPKLLRVLENREVRRVGGNDVIEVDVRVIAATHRDLVKEIAAGNFREDLYFRLSVINIQLPPLRQRRDDIPLILKQALAEPEVVDKHGRKRFSAEALGLLMAYAWPGNVRELMNVLSHVLTFSEGEEILPSHLPPRVRGQAREGPLPFNEHLAFKDAKEQLLENFEREYVTSVLTRCEGNLSRAARESGLHRKSIERLVKKYQLDAKGLKPR; encoded by the coding sequence ATGACCGCCTCCAATCCGCATCCCGACGACATCCACACGAATCCCGGTGATGTCGGCCTCGAACTGTCGGCCCAGTCCTCCCTGCTGGGGGAGACGCAGGTGGTGGATCCGCGCGCCACCATGAAGCTGCACAAGTGCCGGCTCCTGGTGACGTCGGGGCCGGACACCGGGCGCTCCATGGCCAGCGACAAGGAGCGGCTGCGGTGCGGCGCCCACCCGGGCAACGACCTGGTGCTGGTGGAGGATCGCACCGCGAGCCGCCACCACTTCGAGGTCCAGTACACCGAGCGCGGCTACCTGCTGGTGGACCTGAACTCCACCAACGGCACCTTCCTGGACGGCCGGCGCATTGAACGGGCCTACCTGTCCCCGGGCTCGCAGATCCGCGCCGGCTCCTCCGTCATCACCTTCGCGCCGCTGGACGAAGAGGTGGCGGTGGAGCCCGACCGCGAGGGCGAGCTGTGCGGCATGGTGGGCCAGAGCGTGAAGATGCGGCAGGTGTTCGGGCTCATCAAGCGCATCGCGCCCATGGACGTGTCCGTCATCATCCAGGGGGAGACGGGCACCGGGAAGGAGCTGGTCTCCAGCGCCATCCACGAACTGTCCGGCCGCAAGAAGGGCCCCATGGTGGTGCTGGACTGCGGCGCCATCCCGCCCAACCTCATCGAGAGCGAGCTGTTCGGCCATGAGAAGGGCGCCTTCACCGGCGCGGTGTCCGGGCGCCCCGGCGCCTTCGAGCGCGCGCAGGGCGGCACCATCTTCCTGGACGAACTGGGCGAGCTGCGCCTGGACCTGCAACCCAAGCTCTTGCGCGTGCTGGAGAACCGCGAGGTGCGCCGGGTGGGCGGCAACGACGTCATCGAGGTGGACGTCCGCGTCATCGCCGCGACCCACCGCGACCTCGTGAAGGAGATCGCCGCGGGCAACTTCCGCGAGGACCTCTACTTCCGCCTGTCCGTCATCAACATCCAGCTGCCGCCCCTGCGCCAGCGCCGCGACGACATCCCGCTCATCCTGAAGCAGGCCCTGGCGGAGCCGGAGGTCGTGGACAAGCACGGCCGCAAGCGCTTCTCCGCGGAGGCCCTGGGCCTGCTGATGGCCTACGCGTGGCCCGGCAACGTGCGCGAGCTGATGAACGTGCTGTCCCACGTGCTGACCTTCTCCGAGGGCGAGGAGATATTGCCCTCCCACCTGCCCCCGCGCGTCCGGGGCCAGGCCCGCGAGGGGCCGCTGCCCTTCAACGAGCACCTGGCCTTCAAGGACGCCAAGGAGCAGCTCCTGGAGAACTTCGAGCGCGAGTACGTCACCAGCGTCCTCACCCGCTGCGAGGGCAACCTGTCCCGCGCGGCCCGGGAGAGCGGGCTGCACCGCAAGTCCATTGAGCGGCTGGTGAAGAAGTACCAGTTGGACGCCAAGGGCCTGAAGCCGCGGTGA
- a CDS encoding ATP-grasp domain-containing protein, with translation MPPRKVKPKKAPIPPGAQAPERGDAPRPRRPRAKKTVAILSRKRSLYSTRRLVEAIKARGHRALVFDTLRCCLMLAQGRPRMTYRGAEVKGVDVVIPRIGASITAYGLAVVNHFEMMDVPVLNPPTAIARSRDKLRALQFLARAGLDMPRTVMAHDRGNVRKLVQEVGGLPVIIKLIKGTQGVGVMIAHTLPEVQTILDTFWDLGQEIVLQEFVAESEGRDVRALVVGDTVVGAMRRKAKKGEFRSNIHRGGEGRAIVLPPAYMEAAVKAARIIGLEVAGVDMLEGRDGPRLMEINSSPGFEGLEGATKQDIAGTIVEHALVYAGTRGPALVARAGRAS, from the coding sequence ATGCCCCCCCGAAAAGTGAAGCCGAAGAAGGCGCCCATCCCGCCTGGAGCGCAGGCACCCGAGCGTGGCGACGCACCGCGCCCACGCCGGCCCCGCGCCAAGAAGACCGTGGCCATCCTGTCCCGGAAGCGCTCGCTGTACTCGACGCGCCGGCTGGTGGAGGCCATCAAGGCGCGGGGGCACCGGGCGCTCGTCTTCGACACGCTGCGCTGCTGCCTGATGCTGGCCCAGGGCCGGCCGCGCATGACGTACCGCGGTGCGGAGGTGAAGGGCGTGGACGTCGTCATCCCCCGGATTGGCGCGTCCATCACCGCGTACGGCCTGGCGGTGGTGAACCACTTCGAGATGATGGACGTGCCGGTGCTCAACCCCCCCACCGCCATCGCGCGCAGCCGCGACAAGCTGCGGGCGCTCCAGTTCCTGGCCCGCGCGGGCCTGGACATGCCCCGGACGGTGATGGCGCATGACCGCGGCAACGTGCGCAAGCTGGTGCAGGAGGTGGGGGGCCTGCCCGTCATCATCAAGCTGATCAAGGGCACCCAGGGCGTGGGCGTGATGATCGCCCACACGCTGCCGGAGGTGCAGACCATCCTCGACACCTTCTGGGACCTGGGCCAGGAGATTGTCTTGCAGGAGTTCGTCGCGGAGAGCGAAGGCCGCGACGTGCGCGCGCTGGTGGTGGGCGACACGGTGGTAGGCGCCATGCGCCGCAAGGCGAAGAAGGGCGAGTTCCGCTCCAACATCCACCGGGGCGGCGAGGGCCGCGCCATCGTCCTGCCCCCGGCCTACATGGAGGCCGCGGTGAAGGCGGCGCGCATCATCGGGCTGGAGGTCGCGGGCGTGGACATGCTGGAGGGCCGGGACGGCCCCCGCCTCATGGAGATCAACTCCAGCCCCGGCTTCGAGGGCCTGGAGGGCGCCACGAAACAGGACATCGCCGGGACCATCGTGGAGCACGCGTTGGTGTACGCGGGGACCCGGGGCCCGGCGTTGGTGGCGCGCGCGGGGCGGGCCTCCTAG
- a CDS encoding DsbA family oxidoreductase, translating to MKTLHKPLQITVYQDVLCSWCYLADLRLDVLRQEFGEAVRWSVRPYPLRLHDVLPTEREVRGLVEEVKRAQREAEPTAALLSTDLWLGGDPPRSSVPALAALEAARLQGPQARAFLARAMQRAALEQGVNVSRSDVVFELASRVGLSMNQFSAAFRSEETRRLIHDEHRLANSRGVRGVPTLVIGGRWMLCGLRELTEYREHILACLGKVIAPRSGSSERLVH from the coding sequence ATGAAAACGCTGCACAAGCCGCTGCAGATCACCGTCTACCAGGATGTGTTGTGTTCCTGGTGCTACCTCGCCGACCTGCGGTTGGACGTGCTTCGCCAGGAGTTTGGCGAAGCCGTCCGCTGGAGTGTGCGGCCCTACCCGCTGCGGCTGCACGACGTGCTGCCCACGGAGCGCGAAGTGCGCGGATTGGTGGAAGAGGTGAAGCGCGCGCAGCGCGAAGCCGAACCCACCGCCGCGCTGCTCTCCACGGACCTGTGGCTGGGGGGAGACCCTCCCCGCTCCAGCGTGCCGGCCCTGGCGGCGCTGGAAGCCGCGCGATTGCAGGGTCCGCAGGCGCGGGCCTTCCTCGCGCGGGCCATGCAACGCGCGGCGCTGGAGCAGGGCGTCAACGTGTCGCGCTCGGACGTGGTGTTCGAGCTGGCGTCGCGCGTGGGCCTGTCCATGAACCAGTTCTCCGCGGCCTTCCGTTCGGAAGAGACGCGCCGGCTCATCCACGACGAGCACCGGCTGGCCAACAGCCGCGGGGTGAGGGGCGTGCCCACGCTCGTCATCGGCGGCCGGTGGATGCTGTGCGGCCTGCGGGAGCTCACCGAGTACCGCGAGCACATCCTCGCGTGCCTGGGCAAGGTCATCGCGCCCCGCTCCGGCTCCTCCGAGCGGCTGGTGCACTGA
- a CDS encoding carboxypeptidase regulatory-like domain-containing protein → MRHFIRAAGGAVLGLVALACGDGGFTPDPGVRTEDAEAVDLENLRILVSGQAAVFPEAVGRGAQTPSLSGMTLSVEEPLRVAVSDASATFATGTVAEDGTFRVTDVPVRDIHQGLGVGLAQDGFVRSTTLVYDTAFTGTRPRTDIVAARAWALPAAFVDQLGAAVGVPRLMGHTGTPTATLATAGFVLGRVVDLGGQPVSGARVALDRADLADRLYYPSEDLTSVSQTGTASHGLFLYVHSASGVESFKVSVEGQDAYVPRNVDTGPGLGVVLTVYPGRYAP, encoded by the coding sequence ATGAGACACTTTATTCGGGCGGCGGGTGGTGCCGTGCTCGGGCTGGTGGCACTGGCCTGTGGCGACGGCGGCTTCACACCGGACCCCGGCGTGCGGACCGAGGACGCCGAGGCCGTGGATCTGGAGAACCTTCGCATCCTCGTCAGCGGGCAGGCCGCCGTGTTCCCGGAGGCCGTGGGCCGGGGCGCGCAGACGCCCTCCCTGTCCGGGATGACGCTGAGCGTGGAGGAGCCCCTGCGCGTGGCCGTCAGCGACGCGTCCGCCACCTTCGCCACCGGGACGGTGGCCGAGGACGGCACCTTCCGCGTCACCGACGTGCCCGTGCGCGACATCCACCAGGGGCTCGGCGTGGGCCTGGCGCAGGACGGGTTCGTGCGCAGCACCACGCTCGTCTACGACACCGCCTTCACCGGCACCCGCCCGCGAACGGACATCGTCGCCGCGCGGGCGTGGGCCCTGCCCGCCGCCTTCGTGGACCAGCTGGGCGCCGCCGTGGGCGTCCCCCGCCTCATGGGCCACACCGGCACTCCCACGGCCACCCTGGCCACCGCGGGCTTCGTGCTCGGGCGCGTGGTGGACCTGGGCGGCCAGCCCGTGAGCGGCGCGCGCGTGGCGCTCGACCGCGCCGACCTGGCGGACCGGCTCTACTACCCCTCCGAGGACCTCACCTCCGTGAGCCAGACGGGCACCGCGTCCCACGGACTGTTCCTCTATGTGCACTCCGCGAGCGGCGTGGAGTCCTTCAAGGTCTCCGTGGAGGGACAGGACGCCTACGTCCCGCGCAACGTGGACACCGGCCCCGGCCTGGGCGTGGTGCTCACCGTGTATCCGGGACGCTACGCGCCATAA